The DNA sequence GGGAAAATCTAGAATATAGGTTTTTATGTTCTCGGTAACGATGGATGAGTTACAGCAGATAGTACTGAGAAAATCTAGAATATAGGTTTTCATGTTCTGGATGGAGCCAGCAGTTCAAGCTGGTCACGGGAACGATGGAGGTATCGGTTCTGGCTCCGGGCCAGGGCCGGAGGTGTTATTTGTCGGCGGGTTCTCCGAGGCACTTCCACTATCGGTACTGCAGCGTACCTCCCCGGTGTCCTGGGCAGAGTTTAGTCTGCTCCTCTGGAAGTAGGACCTGTAGATTATCAGTGAGAGTATTGCAATGACCACTATGGCTCCGAAGAGGAGTATGTATTCTGAGGATGACTGACCGGATTCATCCAGTAAAAATGATTCAGAAAACATGTAGATCAGCCCCTAAATCTATATAGGTATATAGGTTCCGTTGTATATATATTTTCCTTACAGAATTGAAGGTGACCATAAGGGTATTTTCAGGGGTTTTTACATGAGATTTGCAGTGAAGGGTGAATTTCTGGACATCTATTCAGGGGAGCATGAAAGGAGGTACGTGCTTGTTGATAAGGGGAGGATAACCGCCATTGAGAGTAGTGTCACAGGTGTTGAGGTTATTGATGCCTCTGATAAGTTCATTCTACCAGGCTTCATTGACCTGCACACCCATCTAATGGAGGATGGGTTCAGGACAGAGAGCAAACTTGAGGATCCACTCTCACTCTACTTCTACGGGGCCCTTGACAATATGAGGGCAACCCTCCAGGCAGGTGTTACAACGGTAAGGGATGCGGGTCTTGCAGACCTCGGTGTTAAGATGGCCTCCGACCGGCACATCATCCAGGCGCCCCGGATGCAGATAAGCGTCACGCCCCTATCAATCACGGGGGGGCACTTCGACTTTCACACAAGATCAGGACTCAACATTGAAAGGAGATACAGGGGGCTACCCTCCGGTATCTGTGATGGGATCCCATCTGTGAGGAAGAGGACGAGGGAGGTCCTGAGGGCTGGGGCGGATGTTGTTAAGGTAATGGCGACTGGTGGAGTCATGAGCAGCACGGACAGACCATCGGACACCCAGTTCACACCGTCAGAACTTGCAGCCATAGTTGAGGAGGCATCATTCAGGGGTAAAAATGTTATGGTCCATGCCCATGGTCTCCAGGGGATAAAGAATTCCATAAAGGCGGGTGTTCATTCAGTTGAACATGGAACATACCTGGATAAAAGGACCGCCAGGTTGATGGCTGAAAGGGGCGTCTACCTGGTACCAACATTCCTGGTAACCCGCCTCAACAATGATAAGGCCCTGAGGGGAGAACTGGCGGAATACAGCCGCAGGGACGCCATTGAGGTGGCAGAAGTCCACCGGGAGAACATGGAGATGGCCTACAATGAGGGTGTGCGGATGGTTATGGGCACAGATTCAGGTGTTGTTGAGCATGGAATGAACCTGCTTGAACTATCCTACCTTACAGAGACCGGCATGGAGCCACTGGAAGCCATAAGGGCTGGAACCATACATGCAGCCGAATGCATGGGGTGGGAGGACCGGATAGGTTCAATAGAAAAGGGTAAAATTGCAGATATTGTTGTAACTGAGGTGAATCCGGTGGAGGAGATAGACGAACTTTCCAGGCCCGGGAACGTGCTCCTGGTTGTGAGGGATGGCATAATCTACAGGGATGAGCTGGTCTATTGATTGGCTGAAGTTCAGGTTGAATCATGGATCTGGTGGAATGTAAATGAAAAGAATAACGATAAGGATAGGCGGGATGGGGTGCGCTGCATGCGCACTGAAGATCGAGGAGGCCCTCAGAAAACTGGATGGAATCCGCGATGCTGCGGTCAACCTGGTTGAGGGAAAGGTTTCAGTTGAGTATGACCCCCGGAGGGTTGATCTCTCCGATATGGAGGCCGCCATTGAGGACGCCGGCTACACTGTACTCAATGAGAACATAGCCATGGCTGTGGGTGGTATGAGCTGTGCGATGTGTGTACAGAAAATAGAATCCGCCCTGAGGGGACTTGAGGGCGTAAGCAATGCCACAGTCAACCTCGCAGCTGAAAAGGCCTACATCTCCTATAACCCATCCCTGACCTCTGTGGAGGACCTCAAAAGGACGGTGGAGGATCTTGGATACACCGTGAGGGGTCTGGAGGGTGAAGAGATCAGTGAGGACCTGAAACCAAAAATTAGAAGAATAATAGTGGGTTTCGGAGTGTCAGTCCCCCTGATGGCGATGATGTACCTCGGTCTACAGCCCCCAGGTGGGGGTATATCCATGCTACTGGTGTCAATCATACCATTCATCTATGTCTCAGGACCGATATTCAGGGGGGCCCTCAGATCACTGAGATCCGGGACACTTGACATGGATGTAATGTACTCAATGGGTATAGGAGTCGCCTTCCTTTCAAGCATCCTGGGCACCGCAGGGATTCTCCCATCCGATTTCATGTTCTATGACACCGCACTTATGCTGGCATCCTTCCTCACCCTTGGAAGGTACCTGGAGGCAGGTGCCCGGGGTAAAACATCAGAGGCAGTGAGGAGGCTCATGGAACTCCAGCCAGACACCGCCACGGTCCTCAGGGACGGCAGGGAGGTTGAGGTGAGGATCCACGAGATAGATGTGGGTGATGAGGTAATTGTGAGACCAGGGGACAGGGTACCCGCTGATGGAAAGGTTGTGGAGGGATCCTCCTATGTGGATGAGTTCATGATAACAGGTGAGCCCCTCCCGGCCCTTAAAACACCCGGATCAGAGGTCGTTGCAGGTACAATAAACACTGACGGCATCCTGAGGTTCAGGGTTGAACGCACCGGTGATGAAACCTTCCTTTCAGGTATAATAAAACTCGTTGACGAGGCCCAGGCATCAAAGCCTCCCATACAGAGGATTGCTGACCGGGCAGTATCCTATTTCATACCCGCAGTTCTGCTTGTTGCAACATCAGCCTTCCTCTTCTGGTACCTTGTTGAAGGTGCAGGGTTACTCCTGTCCATCACGGTTCTCATATCCGTACTTGTGGTGGCCTGTCCATGCGCACTGGGCCTTGCAACACCAACCGCTGTCACAGCAGGTATAGGCAGGGGCGCTGAACTTGGAATACTCATAAAGAAGGGTGAGGCCCTTGAGGTATCCGACAGGATATCGTGCGTGATCTTCGATAAAACAGGTACACTGACACTGGGAAGGCCCAGGGTCACAGACATGGTTGGTGATGTGCTGGGCCTGGCAGCGGCCCTTGAGAGAAAATCCAGGCACCCCATTGCAGCTGCAGTAACTGAGAGGGCCGAGGAGGAAGGGGTTGACGTCCCGGAGGCCGAGGACTTCCGGGCCATACCCGGCATGGGACTTGAGGGGATGGTGGACTCACACCATGTACTTGCAGGTAACCGGGCCCTCATGGAGAAATACGGCATCCCCCTGGAACACTGGGACCCTGAAAAATTTGAATCAGATGGGAAGACGGTGGTCATAGTCGCAGTGGATGGCGAGGTGAAGGGGATCATAGCGGTCTCAGATGAGATAAAGCCTGGTTCAGCGCGGGCTGTCAGGGAACTGGAGAGGATGGGAATAGGCACTGCAATGATAACCGGGGACAACCGGAAAACCGCGGAGGCTGTGGCCCGTGAGGTGGGGATAGGGACCGTGATTGCAGAGGTCCTCCCACAGGATAAGGCAACAAGGGTGGCCGAGCTTCGAGAAAGGGGTGAAGGAGTCGCCTTTGTCGGGGACGGTATAAACGATGCCCCCGCACTTGCAGAGGCCGACCTCGGAGTGGCGGTTGGTAGCGGAACAGACATAGCCCGGGAGGCCGGTGAGGTGGTCCTCATGGGAGATGACCCACTTGATGTTCCAGCGGCCCTCCAGCTGGCAGGGAAGGTCATATCAAGGATCCGGCAGAACATCTTCTGGGCCTTCGCCTACAACGTTGTGCTGATTCCACTGGCTGCCGGAGCCCTTTACCCCCTCGGAATCGTATTCAGACCAGAATACGCGGGTCTGGCAATGGCCCTCAGTTCAGTGACAGTGGTATCCCTCTCACTCACCCTCAGGGGATACACCCCACCTGCAAGAAGGTTGAGGGAGAAGCAGGGAGAAGGTTAATTTCAGGAGCTGGAGCGTAAATCGTTAAAGGAATACGTCGAGTGAGCTCTGTTTTGAGCGGTCACTTTCAAAGAGGGAGTTGACACCGTACTCCAGTATCTCGATGCGCTGCATCAGGTAGGGATCTATGGGATACCTTGATGCGAGTTCCTTTGATATCTCAAGGTACTTTATTACGGAACCCTTGGAGACGGTGAGCACAAGGTTACCCCCGCATCTGCACTCCCCGCTGAGGGGTATGCGACGGTACTTCCGGTTGCACTTTGTGCACCGGACCTTCTGGCGTGAGAAGGCCCTTATGTTACCCATCATGTCAGGGAGGAAGTGTGACATGAGGACTCCCTCAACAACACTCCGCTGATCAACAGCCCTTATCTTCTCTGCAAGGGTTATCTGTGATTCCACCTTCTCCTTCATGGTCGGTAGCAGCTTGTAGAGGCACACCTTCGGACCCTCATCTATCCTGGAGGTGTTATGGGAGAACATGAGGCCAGTGTACTGTTCAGGCTTCCCGAGGCGCTTCTCAACGTTGTCTATAACATCAAGCACTTCCGATGGCCTCGGGTGGTCAAAACTCCTTTCATAGACCTCCAGGGGTATCATGTCCATGGTGTCTATGTTGTGGGATTCATCATCGATCTCCTCTGGATCTATCCTGGTGGATAAAACAAGGGGGGCGTCCATGCTGCCACCCCTTGAACTGGGTAGATATGACTTTGAAAAGTTGAGGAGGGCGTCCAGTAGGAGCATCACCGAGTCCTCATCACTGTCGCAGTTCCTCCTCTTGGCTGAATGGAAGTATGGATGGGCGTAGCATGCAGATGCACCTGTAAATCCTATGATTCTTCCAAGGACAGCTGCAGAGGTGTGGGGTGCGAGGCCGGCTATCAGGTGACCCACAAGGTCCTCCCTTGTTTTAACATTGTAGAACCTTTCAAGGTCATAGAACCTCTCGAGGAGGTCATCGACGAAGTTTGCAACCCTCACCAGGTAGTCTGCACAGTCCTCGGAGATGACAACATCCTGGACCCTCAGTTCAAGTATCTGATCCTCATCCTCAAGTTCATCTCCATAACAGTCCCTGGTGTAGCCAAGCTCCCTGAGCCTTTCAACACTCACACCCACCTCACGGGGCGTGAAGTGCGTCAGGGGGAGGTCTGTGGAGTCATGGCGTATCGTGGCATCCTTGAAGGTGTAAACATCATTCTTGGCCCTCAGTATACCCTTTTCGAGGGGTTCAGGGAATTTTTCGGCGGATATCATACCCTCAACCCCCTTTATTTCATCTAACTTACGCACCGAAACATTTTCAGCCGCCCTTTTCAGAAGGGCCGCCAGGTTGATATTTCTCTTACCTGGCTCTCCTATCACGGTCCTTGAGCCGCAGCTCGGGCAGATGGACTGCATGGAGCTGACCCTGCATGATGGACAGGTGGCACGTCCTATTTCGACAGTAATGGAACCCTTCTTTGCAGCGTCGGGTATGTTGCGCCGGCTACCCCCATACTTTCCGATTGGGAAGAGGACATGGGGGGCTGGTCTCATCTTTCTCTCCTTGGT is a window from the Methanothermobacter thermautotrophicus str. Delta H genome containing:
- a CDS encoding heavy metal translocating P-type ATPase, whose protein sequence is MKRITIRIGGMGCAACALKIEEALRKLDGIRDAAVNLVEGKVSVEYDPRRVDLSDMEAAIEDAGYTVLNENIAMAVGGMSCAMCVQKIESALRGLEGVSNATVNLAAEKAYISYNPSLTSVEDLKRTVEDLGYTVRGLEGEEISEDLKPKIRRIIVGFGVSVPLMAMMYLGLQPPGGGISMLLVSIIPFIYVSGPIFRGALRSLRSGTLDMDVMYSMGIGVAFLSSILGTAGILPSDFMFYDTALMLASFLTLGRYLEAGARGKTSEAVRRLMELQPDTATVLRDGREVEVRIHEIDVGDEVIVRPGDRVPADGKVVEGSSYVDEFMITGEPLPALKTPGSEVVAGTINTDGILRFRVERTGDETFLSGIIKLVDEAQASKPPIQRIADRAVSYFIPAVLLVATSAFLFWYLVEGAGLLLSITVLISVLVVACPCALGLATPTAVTAGIGRGAELGILIKKGEALEVSDRISCVIFDKTGTLTLGRPRVTDMVGDVLGLAAALERKSRHPIAAAVTERAEEEGVDVPEAEDFRAIPGMGLEGMVDSHHVLAGNRALMEKYGIPLEHWDPEKFESDGKTVVIVAVDGEVKGIIAVSDEIKPGSARAVRELERMGIGTAMITGDNRKTAEAVAREVGIGTVIAEVLPQDKATRVAELRERGEGVAFVGDGINDAPALAEADLGVAVGSGTDIAREAGEVVLMGDDPLDVPAALQLAGKVISRIRQNIFWAFAYNVVLIPLAAGALYPLGIVFRPEYAGLAMALSSVTVVSLSLTLRGYTPPARRLREKQGEG
- a CDS encoding metal-dependent hydrolase family protein, producing the protein MRFAVKGEFLDIYSGEHERRYVLVDKGRITAIESSVTGVEVIDASDKFILPGFIDLHTHLMEDGFRTESKLEDPLSLYFYGALDNMRATLQAGVTTVRDAGLADLGVKMASDRHIIQAPRMQISVTPLSITGGHFDFHTRSGLNIERRYRGLPSGICDGIPSVRKRTREVLRAGADVVKVMATGGVMSSTDRPSDTQFTPSELAAIVEEASFRGKNVMVHAHGLQGIKNSIKAGVHSVEHGTYLDKRTARLMAERGVYLVPTFLVTRLNNDKALRGELAEYSRRDAIEVAEVHRENMEMAYNEGVRMVMGTDSGVVEHGMNLLELSYLTETGMEPLEAIRAGTIHAAECMGWEDRIGSIEKGKIADIVVTEVNPVEEIDELSRPGNVLLVVRDGIIYRDELVY